ATGCCGGTGGTCACACCTTCGGCCGCCTCAATGCTCACCGTGAACGCCGTCCCGTATTGGGTGCCGTTTCGCTGCGTCATGAGGGGCAGGTTCAACTGGCGGCAGCGGTCCTGCGTGAGTGTCAGGCAGATCAGTCCACGGCCGTAGCGCGCCATGAAATTGATCGCTTCCGGCGTCACGAAATCGGCGGCGATGACGAGATCGCCTTCGTTTTCGCGGTCTTCTTCGTCAACGAGGATCACCATCCGGCCAGCCTTCAGCTCGGCGATGATCTCTGGGGTGGAGGCGAGCGTCATTGCGGTGGTCGTCCGGTGCGAGAAAGGGCGTATTTTACGCCACCGCCGATGGCAACGCGGGGGTTTTGCCGGTTTTGGGCTGGCGTTGGCCATCTGGCTGGGTAATAGCAGCACCCAAAGGCGCTGGGCCGCGCCCAGGTCGGGAGGAAAACGAATCCGCGGGAAATACGTTCCCTCCGTAGTTATTGAGTCCTCCGGCTTCGTGGCGAACGCTTGTCCCGTCACAGTATCGTCGGGGCATCAGTGGCTTCTGTTTCCAGATCTCGCGCCTATCAGGGGCTCACGTAGGTATCGCCGACCATCAGGTGCACGATTTCATCGCCATTGGTTTGCTGGACCTGCCGTTCGCCGGCCACCTCGCCGCGCCGCAGCACAACAATGCGATCGGCGATTGCAAAGATGTCGTGCAGATTGTGCGAGATCAGGAGCACGGAGACGCCCTGGGCCTTCAACGCTGTGATCAACTCCATTACCTTGCGCTGCTCGGGCACGCCCAGCGCGGCGGTGGGCTCGTCCATGATGAGCACCCGGGCGTTCCAGTAAATGGCCCGGCCGATTGCGATGGCCTGCCGCTGTCCGCCTGAGAGCATCTTCACCGGACCGCCGAGCTTGCGCTCGGGAATCACGATGTCGAGGCGCTTCAGCACCTCGCGTGCGACTTGCGCCATGCGGGGCCGGTCGATCACCTGGAAGCCTAGCTGCCGACGTGTCGGTTCTCGTCCGAGAAAAATATTGCTGCCAACGTCCAGGTTGTCCGCCAGCGCGAGGTCCTGGTAGATCGTCTCGATCCCTTGGGCGCGTGCGTCTTGCGGATCGCGCAATTGCAACGGCGCGCCGTCGAACAGCAGTTCGCCCTGGTCGGCCCGATAGACGCCTGAAATGATCTTGATCAACGTCGACTTGCCCGCACCGTTGTCGCCGGCAAGCGCCAGCACTTCGCCCGGCAGCAACTGCAACGAAACGTGCTTGAGCGCCTCCACGCCGCCAAAGCGGATCGACACATCGCGCACCTCCAGGATCGGCGTGGTCATTGGGCACCTCCGAGACGGTCCTTGTATTGATCGATCAGTACCGACAGGATGATGACGATGCCCACCACGATGAATTGCCAGAACGCATTGACGTCGACGAACACCAGTCCAAACTGGATCACCGCGATGATCAGCGCGCCGATCAGCGTCCCGATCACATTACCAGTCCCACCGAACAGGCTAGCGCCGCCGATCACCACCGCGGCGATCGAATCTAGCAGCATCGGCTCACCGGCGTTGGCGGCGCCTGCGGCAAACCGCGCGGTATAGATGATCCCGCCGACCGCGGCGAACGCGGCGGCGATCAGGTACACCATCAGCAGGTGCCGTTTGACGTTGATGCCGGCACGCACCGCGGACTGCGGGTTACCGCCGATCGCATAGGTGTACTGGCCGAATCGCGTCTTCGAGAGCAGCAGATGCATGATCACCAGGAGCACCCCGGTCAGCACCACCGGCGTCCAGCCGGCGCCCAGCCAGGCTAGGGCGGCGTTATCCACCGAGACAGTCATGCCGCTGCCGGCCGCGAGAAAGCCCGCACCGCGCGCAACACCGTACATGCCGAGCGTGCCGATAAAGGCTGGCACGCCAAGCCACGCGATCAGCACGCCGTTGACCAAGCCGGGGATCAGGCACACCACGATGGTAAGCGGGATGGACACGATCAGGATCCACGGCGAGCCGCTGCCGAACAGCGTGAACTGCGCGACGCAGACGGCCGCTAGTCCCATCACGAAGCCCGCCGACAGATCGATGCCGGCCGTGATGATCACGAAAGTCTGGCCTATAGCCAGCAGCAGCGGAGCGGCGGCAGCAAGACCAATCGATTGCAGGTTGTAGGCGTTAAAAAGAAACGACCGGTGAGCCGAAATCTGCGCATACACCTCGAAAAAGGCGAGCAGGGCGGCCAGGAACAGCCACGGCCATAGCTTGGTAATCAGCGCGATCTTGTCGAGACGCGAGTTATCCATGGAGTTATCCGCGTTGTCATGAGCAGAGCCCGCGTGCGCGGCGGCGCACGCGGTGGAGGCAATCTATGACTTCAGCCAGACTGCTTTGGCTAGTTCGAATAGATGTATTTCTGCATGTCGGGCCGGTCGATATTGTTTTTATCGAGAACCTCGAAACCCGTGCTCTTGAGGGTGGGAATCTTCTTGCCGTGAATGACGTCAGCGGCGAACTTGACGCCGTAGTAGCCGATTTCGTCGGGGCGCTGCGCAATCGCGATATCGACGAGGCCGCTCTTGATTTGCTTGTCGATGCCCGGCACCGCGTCGAATACGACCACCTTGACGACGCCTTGTTTGCCCGCCGCCTTGACGCCCTGGGCCGCACCGCTGCCGGAGAAGGTGTTGGCGCCGAACACGCCAGCGAGATTCGGATTGCGCGCCAATACCGCAGCTACGTGGGCAGCGGCCTGGTTAGCGTCGTCCTCGTTGTACAGCGTTTGCAGCACGGTGATGTTCGGGTGCTTCTTCATCTCCTCCGCGAAGCCTTCAGCACGCGCGTCCGTGCTCGATATACCCGGCTTGTTGTTCTCGCAATAGACCGTGCCCTTGTCACCTATAGCTTTGGCGAGCGCGCGTGCTGCGACCCGGCCGCCTTCGAGGTTGTCTGAAGCGATATAAGAAAGAGGGAAATCCGCGTCGCCCTTGCCCGTCTGATAATGTCCATCGCCAATATAAGTGTCGACGGTAATGACCTTGATGCCGGCGTCGGCGGCTTCCTTCAGTGGTCCAATGAGTTGTTGCTTGTCGACTGGTGAAATCAGCAGTACGTCAGGATGTTTGGCGATAAACGCCTTGAGGATCGGCACTTGCTCACTGGTGTTCCACTCTTTGGGAACCTGGAACAGCAACTCGACGTGCTCTTCCTTGGCGGCCCTTTCCGCGCCGCGATGCATTGTGAAGTAGAACGGATCAACCACACCGGGAAGGAGTGCGACCACCGGATGGGCGGTATCCGCCTGCGCGAGTCCCGACAGCGAAAAAGCCATGATCGTTGAGGCTGCAACCATACAGCGGGAAACGAAACGCTTCATTTTGTCTTCCTCCAGTTGAGTCCGACTTGCGACGCCCGACTTGTTCTACACGCTCCATGGCGACTGCTATCGGCTGTTGGGCAGTATAGGCGTGAGCGGTGGCACTGACCATTGGAATGACAACGCTGGTTACGGTGCAGCTGATAGCCCGTCGACGGGCCACGTGTTTAGTGATTTCGCGAAAAATTCAGGCTATGCCTACGGCGATCATCGACAACAGTTTTTTGCTGGCCGCGATGAACTGCATAAGGTGATGGCGCATCACGACGGTCACTTGCGTGGTCCGTGTATCGCCCGACAAACAAGGTCGGCTGACGGACGCCATGCTGGAGCGGTCATCCGGCAATACTATGTTCGGCGACCTTGCTCTGCACGCGCCACGAATACACGTCTTCGATCAGCGTGCGGCCTGATGGCTATCCTGAGATGTCGACAAGATCCGCTCCACGTACCGCGCGATCAGATCGATCTCCAGATTGACCTTCGCGCCGGCCTTCAAATGCCGCAGCGTCGTCACTTCCACCGTATGTGGGATAAGGTTGATCGAGAATTCGCAGCCATCCGGTTGGTCGTTCACGGTATTCACCGTCAGGCTCACGCCGTTCACTGTCACCGAGCCCTTATAGGCCAGATACTTGCCGATATCGCTCGACGCGAGAATCCGCAGCTCATGCGACTCGCCAACGGGTGCGAAATGCGTCACTTCGCCCAGCCCATCCACATGTCCCGATACCAGGTGCCCGCCCAGCCGGTCGTGCGCACGCAGCGCCTTCTCCAGGTTTACATCGCCGGGTTCGGACAAGCCTGCCGTCTTGCTAAGGCTTTCGCGCGATACATCCACGGCAAACGACCCAGCCGATTTCTCGATCACCGTCATGCACGCGCCCTGGATCGAGATGCTGTCGCCGAGCTCGACATCCGCGAGATCCAGGCCGCCGGACGCAACCGTGAGGCGCACGCCGGTATCGGCATCGGTGGCTGAACCCAACGGCGTAACGGCTTCAATGCGGCCGACCGCCGCGACAATTCCTGTGAACATCGTCGAGCTTCCTTAGGTTGTGCTTGTTGCGTTGTGCGTTAAATAATCGGTTTCGCGTCCGTGGGCGCGTCGGTCTTCACCACGGCGAAGCGCGCCAGAATGCGCAGGTCATCACCCATCCGGTCAATGCGATGAAACCGCAGATGCGGCCGGGCGTCGAGTGTATCGGGCGGGGTGAAATCGAACATGCCCGGCGCGTTGCCCAGCAAACTCGGTGCGAGATAGATCAGCAATTCATCGACGCATCCCTCGCGCAGCAGCGAGCCATTGAGCTTGTGGCCCGCTTCCACGTGCAGTTCGTTGATGCCACGATCGGCGAGGATGCCCAGCATGGCGGGCAGATCGACCTTGCCTTGCTCGTTCGTCAAAGGCGTGAATTCGATACCGCGTTCACGCAGCGCATCGGCTTTCGCGGGGTCGGGCTCAGCGCCGCAAAACACCCACGGCGGCGCGCCTTCCAGAATCCGGGCCGTGAGCGGCACATCCAGCCGGCTGTCGATCAACACGCGTTGCGGCTGACGCGGCGTCTCGATCGCACGCACGGTGAGTTGCGGATCGTCCTCGCGCACCGTACCAATGCCCGTCAGGATGGCGCATGCGCGAGCACGCCATGCGTGACCATCGGCCCGCGCCGCTTCGCCGGTGATCCACTGGCTTTCGCCGCTCGGCAAACCGGTGCGGCCATCCAGCGTGGCCGCAACCTTCATGCGTACCCATGGCCGGCGGCGCGTCATGCGCGACACAAAGCCGATGTTCATCTCGTACGCTTCATTGGCCAGCAGGCCGCAGCGCACATCAATACCCGCGTCGCGGAGAATCGCCAGTCCGCGTCCGGAGACAGCCGGATTCGGATCTTCCATTGCTGCAATCACCTTGGCGACGCGCGCGTCGATCAGCGCGTGCACGCACGGCGGCGTGCGGCCGAAATGGCTGCACGGCTCCAGCGTGACGTAAGCGGTGGCGCCGCGCGGATCATGCCCGCGCGCCCGCGCGTCCTTCAACGCGCGAATTTCGGCGTGGTCTTGACCGGCGGGCTGCGTGAAACCTTCGCCGATCACATCGCCATCTTTCACCAGCACGCAGCCGACGCGCGGATTCGGCGTCGTCGTGTACATGCCGCGTGCGGCCAGCGCCAGCGCGCGCTCCATGTGCGAAAAATCGGTCTGCGAGAACATGGCGGCGGCTCTTAAGCGGCGAGACGGGCGAAGGCGCCGCGAGCGGCGTCGAGCGTCGCGTCGATCACGGCGTCGTCATGGGCAATCGATACAAACCCCGCTTCATACGCCGAGGGCGCGAAGTACACACCAGCGTCGAGCATTTCGTGGAAAAACGCGTTGAAGCGCTTCGTGTCGCCCTGCGTGACTTCAGCGAAGCTTCCCGGAACGCGCTCGGCGAAATACAGGCCGAACATGCCGCCGATAGCGTCCGCCGAGAAGGGCACCTTCGCTTCCTTTGCAACGGCCGCGAGGCCATCGGCGAGACGACGCGTTTGCTTGGTGAGCGTGTCGTAGAACCCCGGCGCCTGGATCAGTTGCAGCGTTTTCAACCCGGCCGCGACCGCGATCGGATTCCCCGACAACGTGCCCGCCTGATAAACACCGCCGAGCGGCGCGAGATGCGCCATGATGTCCCGGCGTCCGCCGAACGCCGCCGCCGGCATGCCGCCGCCGATCACCTTGCCGAGACACGTCAGGTCTGCCGTGATGCCGTAGACCTGCTGCGCGCCGCCCAGCGCCACGCGAAAACCGCACATTACCTCATCGAAAATCAGCACCGAGCCGTACTCGTCGCAGCGATCACGCAGCGCTTGCAGGAACTCGGGCGTGGCTTTCACGAGGTTCATGTTGCCGGCCACCGGCTCAACAATAATCGACGCGATTTCCGCACCGAACGCGGCAAACGCCTCGTTGAGTTGTTCGACGTTGTTGTATTCGAGCACGGTCGTGTGCTTGGCGATATCGGCGGGAACGCCTGCCGACGTAGGGTTGCCGAACGTAAGCAGACCTGAGCCCGCTTTCACGAGCAGGCTGTCCGCGTGACCGTGATAACACCCTTCAAACTTCACGATCCGGTCCCGCTTCGTGAATCCACGCGCCAGGCGCAACGCGCTCATGGTCGCTTCCGTGCCGCTCGACACCATGCGCACTTGTTCTATCGACGGCACCAGTTTGCAGATCTCTTCCGCGATCTCGATCTCGGATTCGGTCGGCGCGCCGAACGAAAACCCGTTCGCGAGCACGCGTTGCACCGCCTCAAGCACTTCAGGATGGACGTGACCAAGAATCATCGGCCCCCAGGAACCGATGTAGTCGATGTACTGCTTGCCATCGGCGTCCCAGAAATGCGGACCTTGCGCGCGTTCGATGAACCGCGGCGTGCCGCCGACCGAGCGAAACGCGCGCACCGGCGAGTTCACGCCGCCTGGAATGGTTTTCTGGGCGCGTTCAAAGAGAGCTTCATTTCTGGACATGACGGGGCCTGCGCTGAATGACGGGTTCGGCTGGAGAGGGCTGCGGCCGCTGGCTTCGATCAAGCCTGGATCACTGCTGGAATGGCCGCTTGGATCTGATTCGGCGGGGTCCGGCGCGTCGCTCGCGGCTGCAGGAAATCAAGATGAAATTGTACCGGAGTCGCCTGGCTTCAGCCCGCGACGCTCCGTCATGGTGCTGCCTTCAAAACGACGATCGTGAGGCCTTTGAAAGCGGGGCGCGTACAATGCACACTGTTTTAAGGCTCTGTTTAAGCCGTTCGCTTGCACGCCGGACGTGGCCTTTGCGAGGTTTTTCGCACTCGTATCGTGTTTGTTTCGCTACTCGTCAGTTGTTATTTGCCAGTTCCGAAACCCATGCCTTTTCCTCAAGCTCCCCTTCGTCTCTCATGCCCGAAATCATCAAGCGCCGTGCCGATCGCCGACTGATCCTGTTGCTCGGCGCGCTGGCGGCGTGCGGTCCGCTTTCCATCGATATGTATCTGCCGAGCCTGCCGGCGCTCGCCGTCTCGTTCGGCACGACCGCTGCCGCCGCGCAGATCACGCTGACCAGTTTCATGCTGGGTTTCTCGCTCGGCATGCTCGTGTACGGCCCGCTCTCCGACGCCTACGGTCGCCGGCCGGTGCTGCTCGGCGGCATCGTGTTGTACACGCTTGCGAGCGTGGGGTGCGCGCTGTCGTTTTCCATCGATTCACTGGTTTTGCTGCGTTTTCTTCAAGCGCTCGGAGCGGGCTCGGTCTCGGTGCTGGCGCGGGCGATTGCACGCGACGCCCACGCACCGTCGGACGCGGCCCGCGTGCTGTCCATGCTCGCTATTGTCACGTCGATCGGACCGCTGCTCGCGCCGCTGATAGGTGGCCAGTTGCTGCTGCTGGGCGGCTGGCGTGCGGTGTTCGTCACGCTGACGCTGTTCGGCACGGTATGCGCGGTGACCACGTATTTGCGGGTGCCGGAAACCTGGCCACGCGAGAAACGCGCGACATCGGCGCTTGGGCGCTCGTTCGCCGCCTACGGCCGTCTTCTCACCGATCCCGTCACGTGGGGCCACACGTTATGCGGCGGCATGGCGTTCGCTTCGATGTTCGCGTACATCACTGCCACGCCGTTTGTGTATATCGACTACTTTCATGTGAAGCCGCAGCACTACGGGTTTTTCTTCGGGCTGAACATTATCGGGATCATCGGCTGGAATGTGGTGAACACGCGGCTGGTCGGGGCGCTGGGATCGCTGAAACTGATCTCGATCGCGTCGTTCGTCAGCGTGATCGCGGCGTTGGCGACGGCGTTCGTATGCATCACCGGGTTCGGCGGATTGTGGTCAATTGTCGGTTGCCTGTTCTTCGTGGTCGGCGTCGTGGGTTTGTTGTCGGCCAATTGCACGACGGATTTGATGCATCGATATCCGCACAACGCGGGCGCTGCAGCGGCGGTGTTCGGTGCGGTGCAGTTGGCGCTTGGCGCGCTGGCGAGCGTTGCCGTCGGGATGTTCCACGACGGCACGCCGCAAGGGATGGGGATCGTGATCGGGGTGACGGGCGTGCTGACGTTTGTCGGCCGAACGCTGGTGCTGCGCTGGCATGGCACGCCGGTGCGGGCGAGTAGGGCGGGGTGATGTCCTGAAACTTGTTCGGTTGCTGCGGTATATCGCGCTGGGGATTCTGAATAACCCCGTTGAACAACCCCGCTGAACAACCCGGCGTGGACAAAGATATCCGCGCCGGGTTGACGCAAAGGCCCGCTCACAGGCCGAGAACGCGAGCGTATTGCAATCTCGCTTCGCACCCTCGATCAGCAATCAAGCGCCGCCTACCATCTGCTGCAAGAAGGTGAACGCAGTCGCTTCCACCCGCGCGATGCTTTCCGCCTCCACGCCCGCCCCGTGACCGCCGTCGCGGTTCTCCAAATACCACACACGATAATGCCCAAGCGCCTGCATCCGCGCGGCCATCTTGCGGGCGTGACCGGGATGCACGCGGTCATCAGTCGCCGATGACGTGAACAGCGCCGGCGGATAAACCGCATCGGCTTTGACGTTTCGATACGGCGAGTACGTCATCAGGAAGCGCAGGTCGTCTGCCTCCTCGGGGTCGCCGTATTCATCGATCCACGATGCGCCTTGCAGCAGCAAGTGAAACCGCGCCATGTCGAGCAATGGCACTTCGGACAACACCGCGCCGAACAGTTCCGGACGCTGGACGAGCATGACGCCGGTCAGCAAGCCGCCGTTGCTGCCGCCACGAATGGCAAGTTGTTTCGATGTCGTCACGCCCGACGCCACCAGCGCTTCTGCAATGGCGATGAAGTCATCGAAGGCGACTTGGCGCTTTTCACGCTGCGCCGCTTGGTGCCACTCCGGCCCGAACTCGCCGCCGCCCCGAATGTTCGCGACTGCGTACAACCCACCGCTCTCGAGCCATGCAATGCCCGTGGTCGCGTCGTAGTGCGGGTCGAGCGCGACTTCGAAACCGCCGTAGCCGTAGAGCAGGCAGGGCGCGGTTTCATGACCCTTGACGTTCGCCTCACGACCGATCAGCCAATAGGGGATAGCAACGCCATCGGTTGATATTGCATGCCGACGTTCAGCAACGAGTCCGGTCGCATCGAATTGAGCGGGAAGGCGTGCAAGCAGTTGCCATTCGCTTTCCGGCTGTGCGAAATCGGCGTAGTAAAGCGATGGCGGCGTGAGGAAATGTTCGACGTGAACGAGCACGGTGTCGTCGCGTTCGCTGTCGATGGAATCCACGTAAGACTGGCTCGCGGACGGCAGCGCGAAATGGCGGCGGGTCCATTCGCCTTCGTGATCGGCCGGGGGAGCAAGCAATTCCACGCGCGGCGAACCATCGTCCATCTGAGACACCACCAGCCAGTGTTTCGTGAAATCGATATCGGCGAGAACGGTTCGGCCCGACGGCGTGAACAGCACGGTGAAATTGCGTGCGCCTTTCAGGAATGCGTCGCGGCGAATAACGAGCAGCGAACCGCTCGCGTAGGTCGTGGCGCCCGCTTCGTAGGACTCGCGTGGCGTGACGAACAACCAGCCATTCCAATGCTCCAGTTCTGCGTGCAGCGGGACATCGTATTGCTGCCACTCGCCGGTGGTTTCATCGAGCCAGTATTGCAGTGTCTCGAAGAATGAGGTCGCGCGCGAAGCAAGATGCAGCTTTTCGAGTTGATCGTAATCCACGCCCGCCGAGACATCGCGACGCTTGCCTTCGAAGACCACGGGGGCATCGGCCAGCTTGGTGCCGCGCTTCCATTTGCGCGCCTGGCGCGGGAAACCGGACGTGGTCAGTGCGGGCTTTTTGCTGTGCGCGCTATCGTCCCACCCGACATACACCGTGTCGCGATCGATCCACGAGATGCCGTGCTTGCCAACATCGGGAAGCGTGAATCCGTCCTCTACAAAGCGCTGCGTTTCGATGTCGAATTCGCGCACCATGCATGCGTCGGAGCCGCCCGGCGACAGGCTGACCAACGCCCGGTCCCAGGTGGGGTAGAGCATGTCGAAATCGTGCAGCGCCCAGCGGATATCGTCTTTGGCGGCGGTCGTGTTCAAGTCGATCTGGTCGACGTCCAAAATGGTTTGCCATTCGGGCGTGCCTGCGAGCCACGATGACCAGAGGGTTCGTCTGACAATACCGAGCGGATGAACCTCGTCCTGCCATGTGTTGTAACCCCAGTCGTTATAACGAGAGCACGAAACGATTCGTTCCTGCGAGGTATAGGCGGTTTTCAAACGCGCGGTCAGCGCATCGGTTTCCGGCGTTTTACCGAAAGCGGCCGTCGTACGGGCGTTTTGCGCGTCGACCCACGTGTCGACGCGGGCATCGTCGAGAGCTTCGAGTTCGATGAACGGGTCGTCGGAGCTGGGCTTTTTCGGCGCAGATGTCCACGCAAGGTCAGGATGGTCAGCGAGGAAGGTTTGGGTCATGTCGGGAGCGTCTGCTGAGCGGCAAGCGCAGCATGGCGCCGCCGATATTGTCGGTGAACGTGGATTGTGCCTGTTCGACGCACGGGATGTGCGGCGATGTCGGTGACCCGAAGCTGCAACCTGAGCTTTGGCCGACGTCGAGTGCACAGTTTTTCGAGATGAATTTTTCGGCTAGGATGCCGTTCCCACTCGCTCGGTCGCGTAACAAATGGATCGGGATCCGGCGCATGAAGGCCCGGCACGCAGGGCCAACTATTTCACCGTTTCCGGAGCACCCTTGACTACCAACGTAAAAATCCCCGCCAACGTATTTGTGGCCACACCCAGCTACGGAGGGGTAGTGACGACGAGCTATGTCCGCGGGCTGCTTGATCTGTACGACACGGCTGACCAGCACGGGTTTGGGCTCAAGATCAATTTCAATAGTTTTGACAGTCTGATCACGCGCGCCCGCAATACGATGGTGGCGGAGTATCTCGCGGACGACCGCTTCACGCACTTGATGTGGATCGATGGCGATATCGGATTCCAGGGTTCGGACGTCGTTCGTCTTCTTCTGGCTGATCGTCCACTGGTGGCGGGCGTCTATCCGCTGAAAACCGATGGCTGGCCATTGGACGGCTTGCCGGAAGCTTTGCCGGCCGGCACGACGAAAGCCGATTTTCAGGCGAGCTTCGCCCGTTATCCGGCCACCGCGGTCTTGGGCAAACTGGAGCCGGACGAGAACGGGTTTCTAGATGTCATCGACGCGCCGACGGGATTCATGCTGATCAAACGCGAGGTCTTCCTGAAACTCGCGAGCAGTTTTCCCGAACTCCAATATCGCCCCGACCTGGTCGGAAGGCCGGACCACAGCGTCGGGAAAATGGCTGCGTCCCACTATGCGTTCTTCGACACCATGATCGATCCGCAATCCGGGACCTACCTCTCCGAGGACTATGCATTCTGCCGACGGATCGCGGCAATTGGTATTACGCCAGCAATCGATACTCGGTCGAACCTTACCCACCAAGGCTCAGCCATGTTCGAGGGCGATCTGGGCCGGAGCCTTGCGCGCCAACGCGCCGTAGATCATGCACGCGGGTCAGGGCAGTAAGCAATCGGCACGCGCCCACGCTAAGCGCCCAAAAACGAAAAGCCGCGCACCCATTCGGTTGCGCGGCTTTTTAGACTCCGAGCGCTAGCGTTCAAGCCAACCGTTCTTCCGTCTTCGAATCGAACAACACGGCTTTCGATACATCGAACAACAGCGTCATGTTCGTCAGCGGTTGCGGGTTGCTCGCCGGGTGCACGCGGCTCACCACGCGCTTGCCGTTCACTTGCGTGAACACCAGCGTATCCGGGCCCGTAGGTTCGATCACATCGATCTTCACCTCAATCGGCTGCAGCCGAGCATCTTCCACGTTATGCGCGCTACGAGCATCCGTGATCCGCTCCGGACGCAAGCCAAGAATCACGTTCTGGCCGACCTTGCCGCGGACCGCAGCAGCATCGAACGGCAGGTTCAGCACGTTGCGCGCTACGCCCGTATCAATCTCCAGCCCGATGCCCGACCCGTTCTCGACCAGCTTTCCATCGATAAAATTCATCGGCGGCGCGCCAATAAAACCCGCCACGAACAAGTTCGCCGGCGAATCGTAAATATCCTGCGGAGCGCCAAACTGCTGCACCACGCCATCCTTCATCACCGCGATCCGGTCGCCGAGCGTCATGGCTTCAATCTGATCGTGCGTCACATACACAATCGTCGTGCCAAGGCGCTGATGCAGCAGCTTGATCTCAGAGCGCATTTCGATCCGCAGCTTCGCGTCCAGGTTCGACAACGGCTCGTCGAACAGGAACATCACCGGATCGCGCGCCAGCGCACGGCCCATTGCCACTCGCTGACGCTGACCGCCCGACAACTGGCCCGGCTTGCGATCGAGCAAATGCTGGATCTGCAGCGTGTCCGACACGCGCGTCACAATCGCCTTCTGCTCATCCTTCGGCACCTTGCGAATGTTCAGCCCGAACGAGATGTTCTCGCGCACGGTCATGGACGGATACAGCGCATACGACTGGAATACCATCGCAATGTCGCGATCCTTCGGCGAGAGGTTGTTCACCGTCTTGCCGTCGATCATGATGTCGCCCTTGGTGACTGTTTCCAGTCCGGCGATCATATTGAGCAACGTGGACTTGCCGCAGCCCGAACCGCCAACGAGGATCAGGAACTGACCGTCCTCGATGTCGATGTTCACGCCCTTCAGAACGGGGACGCCGTTCGCATAAGTCTTGTATACGTCACGGATTGAAAGGCTTGCCATGCTATGAATCCTTTAATGTCTCTGCGCTGAGTATCTTCGCGCACATTAGTTGATCTTCTACCGGGAGCGCCATTCAGCACCTGAAGGCGCCCCGCCGGAATCAGCCTTCACTGCATCAGCCCTTCACCGCGCCCGCTGTCAGGCCGCGCACGAAGAACCGGCCGGCGACCATGTAGACGAGGAGGGTAGGCAGGGCGGCAATGATCGCAGCAGCCATGTCGACGTTGTATTCCTTCACGCCCGTCGATGTATTCACCAGGTTGTTCAAGGCGACGGTGATCGGCATTGAATCAACGCCGGAGAACACGATACCGAACAGGAAGTCGTTCCAGATCTGCGTGAATTGCCAAATCAGGCACACCATGAAAATAGGCAGCGATACCGGCAGCAGGATCTTCGTGAAGATAGTGAAGAAACCCGCACCGTCAATGCGCGCCGCCTTCACCAGCTCCGCCGGAATGCTCACGTAGAAGTTGCGGAAGAACATGGTGGTGAACGCAATACCGTAGACCACGTGCACAAGCACAAGACCGGTCGTGGTGTTAGCCAGTCCCAACATGCCTTGCAAACGCGCCATCGGCAAAAGGATGGCCTGGAACGGGATGAAACAGCCGACCAGCAACATGGTGAACACGGCATCGGCGCCGCGGAAGCGCCAGTGCGTGAGC
This window of the Caballeronia sp. SBC1 genome carries:
- a CDS encoding Bcr/CflA family multidrug efflux MFS transporter, with the translated sequence MPEIIKRRADRRLILLLGALAACGPLSIDMYLPSLPALAVSFGTTAAAAQITLTSFMLGFSLGMLVYGPLSDAYGRRPVLLGGIVLYTLASVGCALSFSIDSLVLLRFLQALGAGSVSVLARAIARDAHAPSDAARVLSMLAIVTSIGPLLAPLIGGQLLLLGGWRAVFVTLTLFGTVCAVTTYLRVPETWPREKRATSALGRSFAAYGRLLTDPVTWGHTLCGGMAFASMFAYITATPFVYIDYFHVKPQHYGFFFGLNIIGIIGWNVVNTRLVGALGSLKLISIASFVSVIAALATAFVCITGFGGLWSIVGCLFFVVGVVGLLSANCTTDLMHRYPHNAGAAAAVFGAVQLALGALASVAVGMFHDGTPQGMGIVIGVTGVLTFVGRTLVLRWHGTPVRASRAG
- a CDS encoding prolyl oligopeptidase family protein — its product is MTQTFLADHPDLAWTSAPKKPSSDDPFIELEALDDARVDTWVDAQNARTTAAFGKTPETDALTARLKTAYTSQERIVSCSRYNDWGYNTWQDEVHPLGIVRRTLWSSWLAGTPEWQTILDVDQIDLNTTAAKDDIRWALHDFDMLYPTWDRALVSLSPGGSDACMVREFDIETQRFVEDGFTLPDVGKHGISWIDRDTVYVGWDDSAHSKKPALTTSGFPRQARKWKRGTKLADAPVVFEGKRRDVSAGVDYDQLEKLHLASRATSFFETLQYWLDETTGEWQQYDVPLHAELEHWNGWLFVTPRESYEAGATTYASGSLLVIRRDAFLKGARNFTVLFTPSGRTVLADIDFTKHWLVVSQMDDGSPRVELLAPPADHEGEWTRRHFALPSASQSYVDSIDSERDDTVLVHVEHFLTPPSLYYADFAQPESEWQLLARLPAQFDATGLVAERRHAISTDGVAIPYWLIGREANVKGHETAPCLLYGYGGFEVALDPHYDATTGIAWLESGGLYAVANIRGGGEFGPEWHQAAQREKRQVAFDDFIAIAEALVASGVTTSKQLAIRGGSNGGLLTGVMLVQRPELFGAVLSEVPLLDMARFHLLLQGASWIDEYGDPEEADDLRFLMTYSPYRNVKADAVYPPALFTSSATDDRVHPGHARKMAARMQALGHYRVWYLENRDGGHGAGVEAESIARVEATAFTFLQQMVGGA
- a CDS encoding ABC transporter ATP-binding protein, whose translation is MASLSIRDVYKTYANGVPVLKGVNIDIEDGQFLILVGGSGCGKSTLLNMIAGLETVTKGDIMIDGKTVNNLSPKDRDIAMVFQSYALYPSMTVRENISFGLNIRKVPKDEQKAIVTRVSDTLQIQHLLDRKPGQLSGGQRQRVAMGRALARDPVMFLFDEPLSNLDAKLRIEMRSEIKLLHQRLGTTIVYVTHDQIEAMTLGDRIAVMKDGVVQQFGAPQDIYDSPANLFVAGFIGAPPMNFIDGKLVENGSGIGLEIDTGVARNVLNLPFDAAAVRGKVGQNVILGLRPERITDARSAHNVEDARLQPIEVKIDVIEPTGPDTLVFTQVNGKRVVSRVHPASNPQPLTNMTLLFDVSKAVLFDSKTEERLA
- a CDS encoding carbohydrate ABC transporter permease: MESKMTISRAVIYAALILFALYFLFPIYVMLSTSFKDLDQLRTGNLLTPPTHFTFAPWVKAWSQSCTGVRCDGMEPFFMNSVRMVIPAVLISSIVGAFNGYVLTHWRFRGADAVFTMLLVGCFIPFQAILLPMARLQGMLGLANTTTGLVLVHVVYGIAFTTMFFRNFYVSIPAELVKAARIDGAGFFTIFTKILLPVSLPIFMVCLIWQFTQIWNDFLFGIVFSGVDSMPITVALNNLVNTSTGVKEYNVDMAAAIIAALPTLLVYMVAGRFFVRGLTAGAVKG